ACAACGGCGGGAGCTCGCTCACCGCCTCGTTCTCGTCGCCCGCGCAGACGCCCTGGATCGGGTCGGCGAGCGGCACGGGCGCGATCCCCGGCGGTGGCTTCTCGGGAGACTCGAGCTGGGACTTCACCACGCTGACGAATGGTTCGCTGCCATCGGGCACGGCTTTGCGCCTGGGCGACCTCGACGGCGGCAGTGGTCCGGAAATCCTGACCCTCATCGCCTACGACGCCGCGGATCAAGTGATCACCACGCCGTGGTTGGAAGAACCGATCGCTTTCGACTCCAACGGCGTTCCTTTCAGTGCCACCTCGACGCCGGGCTGGAACTGGACGGGAACGAGCTACATCTTCGACGGGAACACGGTCACGGGCTCGAATCCGTCGCTCGGGATCACGTTGCTGACCAATGTCGACATCTTCTCCCTCGACGCCATCAAGCCGAACATCGGCCACGGCTTTGTGCTGGAGGCGCCGCTGACCTGTCAGGTCGACACGGGCGTCGCGTCCGACGGCAGCGTCTTCCCGATCGGTACCCAGGAGGACGAGTGGGTGGTCACCGTCGACCCGGGTGGAGGCGTGGTGCCCCGGGGTGCAGACGTGATCGCGACGAGTGCCTCGTGGAACGTCATTCCGGGCACCGCGTTCATCGCGGCCAACCAGCAGACGAACTCCACGACCGAGTTCGAGATCTGCTTCGACTTTCAGAGCGTCGATGCGCCGTCGCTCAGCCTCGAAGCGCTCGTCGACAACAACGCGGACTTCAGCCTGAACGGGAACCCGATCGGATCCATCACGGGCGGAACCGCCGCCAACTTCAACCTGCCGGCGATTCCCATCTCCACCACGAACGCCGCGTTCTTCACGGCGGGTGAGAACTGCCTCGAGGTGGACGTCCACAACAACGGGAGCATCACGGGGTTGAACATCCAGGGGACCGTGACGAACGGAGCCGGCTGTCAGGTGCTGCCGGCACCGGCGCCACCGCCGCTGACGACCGTACCGTCGGCGACGCAGCACGGGCGTATGGCGCTGCTCGGCCTGCTCGTGCTGGGAGGTGCTTGGACCCTGCTGCGGCGAGGAGCCCGCACAGACCCCTAGATCGCTTCGATCCCGACCCCGGTACCGCTGTGTCGCGCGCCGCCAGGTGGCCCGGCACCGGTACCGGGGTCCTTCCCGGAGCCTCGTCTCTCGGCTCCAGGCGGGGCTACCGCGTCGATGCGCCGCGCGCGCTAGGGTCGACGCCGCGCTGCCGCGAGACCGATCACGCCCGCCAGCAGCAGCGACGCGGTCGCCGGCTCCGGCACCACCGTCCACACCAGGTCGCTGATGCCCATCAGCTGGCCGCTCGGGTTGGCCGGGGCGTCGTCGGTGGTGAAGTAGCGGATCGTCACCGAAGACACGTTGGTGGTACCGAAGTCGAAGTCGATGTTGCTGTCGGTGCTGCCGTTGAAGGTGGCTTCGCCGTCGGCGATGTGGGCGACGCCCTCGAACTCGCCCAGCCCTTCGTCGCCCACCTGCACATTGGGGCCCAACGAATAGAAGGCCGGGTTGCTCAGCACGTTCGGGCCGTCGTTGTAGGTGACGATCACGGCGTCGATGAAGTCGCGGGTGCCGAGCTGGCTGCGCTGGTCGATGTCGAGGAGCGAGAAGGTGAGACCGCCCACCGGCGTCGAGAATCCGAGCCGGATCTCGAGGTAGTCGGCGGGATCGTCGGCCGTGTTGTCGAAGCCGAGGAAGCCGTAGCCCGCGTGGTTGCCGGTCGTGGCGTGCTCGGCCTTGAAGTAGAGCGGGTTCGTACTGAAGGGGCTCTGGTCGGGGCCCGGGCCGCCGTTGTCCTGGTCCGATACGACGGCGGTCGTGATGTCGACCTGCACGTCGCCGGTGGTGGCGGCGTCGACGGTCGCGCCCGAGATGTCCGCTTCGTCAGCGAAAGCGTTCTCCCAGACGAGAGTGCCCGCGGAAGCAGGAATGCACAGCAGCAACACCGCAAAGGCGGTGACAACGTTTCGCAGCATGGGGGGTGTCCAACGAGCGCAGGAGTGCGCACCCCTTCCATCGGGGTGCTACGCGGAACACCTGAGTTGAAAATCCCACATTCCGCGTACAGGGCGCGGTGCTGCCTGCGCGTTGCGCGTGCTTTGCCGCAGGTTTGCGCGCGGCCTGCGGTTCGCCTGCGCACGCCCGAGGGCGAAGAGTCCGGCGCTACGCGTCGGCGCCCTCGTCGAGCGAAACGCTCGCCTCGCCCGAGCGGATCGTCAGGAAGTCCATGCCGGCGTCACCGCAGGTGAAGCCGTAACGGGTATGGGCGTGGATCACGATGCTGTCGCCCGGGCCGAGCGTCATCTCCCCGTCGTCGAACACGCATCCGCCGGTCAGGCACACGAGCAGCTCGTCGTGGTCGTGATGGTGCGCCGGCACCCGAAAGCCCGGGCTCATCAGCGAGCGGTTCATGAAGAAGCCGCCCTCGCCGCGCACGATGCGCTTGCGTCGCGTGCCCTTCGAGCGACGCGCCTTCGCGACGAGCTCCTTCGGCGGGCGCTTGTCGGGCGGCACCGATGCGAGCGGGTCGTCCCAGTCGAGGGCATCCCAACGGAACACGGCGGGCGGGTTCGGCACGTCTACTTCCCCTGAGCCGCGAGGGCGCGCTCGGCTGCTTCCGCGAGCCGGGCGACCTCGTCGAGGGCGGTGTCGATCGCTCGCGTGTC
This Myxococcota bacterium DNA region includes the following protein-coding sequences:
- a CDS encoding VPLPA-CTERM sorting domain-containing protein yields the protein MLRNVVTAFAVLLLCIPASAGTLVWENAFADEADISGATVDAATTGDVQVDITTAVVSDQDNGGPGPDQSPFSTNPLYFKAEHATTGNHAGYGFLGFDNTADDPADYLEIRLGFSTPVGGLTFSLLDIDQRSQLGTRDFIDAVIVTYNDGPNVLSNPAFYSLGPNVQVGDEGLGEFEGVAHIADGEATFNGSTDSNIDFDFGTTNVSSVTIRYFTTDDAPANPSGQLMGISDLVWTVVPEPATASLLLAGVIGLAAARRRP
- a CDS encoding cupin domain-containing protein, whose amino-acid sequence is MPNPPAVFRWDALDWDDPLASVPPDKRPPKELVAKARRSKGTRRKRIVRGEGGFFMNRSLMSPGFRVPAHHHDHDELLVCLTGGCVFDDGEMTLGPGDSIVIHAHTRYGFTCGDAGMDFLTIRSGEASVSLDEGADA